A window of Flavobacterium flavigenum contains these coding sequences:
- a CDS encoding Tex family protein, producing the protein MTNIQFIAKSVNTAPINIQNTVKLLEEDCTIPFISRYRKDSTGNLDEVVIEQIAKLQKEYDTLIKRKEAVLKSIEEQKALTPDLKKKIEDSFDLQEIEDFYLPYKKKKKTKADVAREFGLEPLAKLMMSESDSDFDFISTQYLNENVVNEEAAIQGARDIVAEWINENIYVRKQLRRLFQRKATIATKVVKKKAEEEGAQKFSQYFDWEEPLTKAPAHRLLAMLRAENEGFIKLKIDVDIDEAYDVIDEIIIKKQNNSTAHLQLAIEDSYKRLLNPAIGNETLQEAKAKADANSIQVFANNLGQLLLAPPLGEKRILAIDPGFRSGCKVVCLDEKGDLLYNETIYPHAPQNEETMAIKKIRSMVNSYKIDAISIGNGTASRETEFFIKKIAFDKPIQVFIVSEAGASVYSASKIAREEFPNYDVTVRGSVSIGRRLSDPLAELVKIDPKAIGVGQYQHDVDQTKLKEELDNTVIRCVNSVGININTASKHLLSYVSGIGEKLAENIVQYRSENGPFEDRKQLKKVPRLGDKAYQQGAAFIRISNAKNPLDNSAVHPEAYPVVEKMAKDLKLSVNDLIGNKEKTALIKAENYTTSEVGLLTLKDIIKELEKPGLDPRKSAKVFEFDANVKSIKDLKIGMILPGIVNNITNFGCFVDIGIKESGLVHISQLKAGFVSDVNEVVKLHQHVDVKVTEVDEDRKRIQLTMVL; encoded by the coding sequence ATGACTAACATACAATTTATCGCTAAATCCGTTAACACGGCTCCAATAAACATTCAAAACACAGTAAAACTTTTAGAAGAAGATTGTACGATTCCGTTTATCTCGCGTTACCGAAAAGATTCGACCGGAAATCTCGATGAAGTTGTAATCGAACAGATTGCAAAACTTCAAAAAGAATACGATACGCTTATAAAACGTAAAGAAGCGGTTTTAAAATCTATTGAAGAGCAAAAAGCGCTTACACCGGATTTGAAGAAAAAAATTGAAGACAGTTTTGATTTACAAGAAATTGAAGATTTCTACCTTCCATACAAAAAGAAGAAAAAAACGAAAGCTGATGTGGCTCGCGAATTTGGATTGGAACCATTGGCCAAATTAATGATGTCTGAAAGCGATTCTGATTTCGATTTTATTTCGACTCAATATTTAAATGAAAATGTTGTTAACGAAGAAGCTGCCATTCAGGGTGCGAGAGATATTGTGGCGGAATGGATCAACGAAAATATTTATGTCCGTAAACAGTTAAGAAGATTATTTCAGCGAAAAGCCACAATTGCTACCAAGGTTGTAAAAAAGAAAGCGGAAGAAGAAGGAGCACAGAAATTCAGCCAGTATTTTGATTGGGAAGAACCGTTGACAAAAGCTCCGGCACACCGTTTATTAGCCATGCTTCGTGCAGAAAATGAAGGTTTTATAAAATTAAAAATAGATGTAGATATTGACGAAGCGTACGATGTTATTGATGAAATTATCATTAAAAAACAGAATAATTCGACAGCACATTTACAGCTGGCGATTGAAGACAGTTACAAACGTTTATTGAATCCGGCAATTGGGAATGAAACCTTGCAGGAAGCCAAAGCTAAAGCTGATGCTAACTCAATTCAGGTTTTTGCCAACAATTTAGGGCAGCTTTTATTGGCACCGCCGTTGGGAGAAAAAAGAATTTTAGCGATTGATCCGGGATTTAGAAGTGGTTGTAAAGTCGTTTGTCTGGATGAAAAGGGAGATTTACTATACAATGAAACCATTTATCCTCATGCTCCTCAAAACGAGGAAACCATGGCGATTAAAAAAATCCGTTCTATGGTAAATTCGTATAAAATTGATGCTATTTCTATTGGAAACGGGACGGCTTCAAGAGAAACCGAATTTTTCATCAAAAAAATTGCTTTCGATAAACCTATACAGGTTTTTATAGTTTCAGAAGCCGGTGCTTCGGTTTATTCGGCATCAAAAATTGCGAGAGAAGAATTTCCTAATTATGATGTCACGGTTCGTGGTTCAGTTTCGATCGGTAGACGACTTTCAGATCCGTTGGCCGAACTGGTAAAAATCGACCCAAAAGCAATTGGAGTAGGGCAGTACCAGCATGACGTTGATCAGACTAAACTAAAAGAAGAACTTGATAATACGGTAATTCGCTGTGTAAACTCGGTTGGAATCAACATCAACACGGCCAGTAAACATTTGTTAAGCTACGTGAGTGGAATAGGAGAGAAGCTGGCCGAAAATATCGTTCAATACCGTTCTGAAAATGGACCTTTTGAAGACAGAAAACAGCTGAAAAAAGTGCCTCGATTGGGGGATAAAGCGTATCAGCAGGGAGCGGCGTTTATCAGGATTTCGAATGCTAAAAATCCATTAGACAATTCGGCGGTGCATCCGGAAGCTTATCCGGTTGTGGAGAAAATGGCTAAAGATTTGAAATTATCGGTAAACGATTTAATTGGCAACAAAGAAAAAACAGCCCTGATTAAGGCCGAAAACTATACTACATCAGAAGTTGGTCTACTAACACTGAAAGACATCATAAAAGAGCTTGAAAAGCCCGGATTAGACCCAAGAAAATCGGCTAAGGTTTTTGAGTTTGATGCGAATGTAAAATCAATCAAAGATTTGAAAATCGGAATGATTTTACCGGGAATTGTAAACAACATTACCAACTTTGGCTGTTTTGTAGATATCGGAATCAAAGAAAGCGGATTGGTTCATATCTCACAGCTAAAAGCCGGTTTTGTGAGTGATGTGAATGAAGTGGTAAAATTACATCAGCATGTGGATGTAAAGGTGACTGAGGTTGATGAGGATAGAAAGAGGATCCAGTTGACCATGGTGCTTTAA
- a CDS encoding T9SS type A sorting domain-containing protein — protein sequence MKKTLLFLLLVFQSVLIFAQNTAEITHLFGAYPGFNNDVTVIKQQPDGKILVGGRFTCYQGAIQNRLIRLNADGSKDTSFDIGAGFNYDVEAILLQSDGKILVGGLFSKYQESDQKGIIRLNSDGSKDTSFEIGTGADTVYCLALLSNGKILVGGGFQSFSGRSSKSIVLLNSNGGTDISFKSPISDYRYVKSLIVQPNGKILAEGNFSAPQNEIVRLNPDGTHDTSFDIGTSGFENNNVQAMALQSDGKIIVVGTFSSYKESTENGLIRLNADGSKDVSFDVKSGFNKISTDNSSHFHYGIRNIAIQSDEKILVMGNFTSYQGSNVNGLIRINKDGSRDTTFDIGTQFNNDPTKSKTVTIQSDGKLLVGWDIINNQGITQKHLTRLNSNGMKDSSLSIGTGLNFPVNSMVQQNDGKILVGGNFTNYKEISQNNLMRLNSDKSKDDSFSIGTGFNGSVNSIVLQSDGKIIVGGKFTKYQETGQNYLIRLNTDGSKDSSFNIGTGFDNTVNFVAIQPDGKILVGGNFGKYQGTSQNCLIRLNTDGTKDTTFNIGTGFYNSKPNPVNVVKTIIVQSDGKILVGGYFQKFASLNQANLIRLNANGSKDTSFDIGSGFSDPVYSITLQPDNKILVGGVFSSYQGIQREKLIRLNTDGSADNSFDVESTFQNCFVYATVLQNDGKIIVGSYSSNGTLTQNNLVVLNTNGSKDNSFDPGITFFNNNNTNATVYSILLQPNNQLLIGGDFTAYQGNNLSSYLIGIQGNISNLSNDEFSEKATSFSIWPNPVKNTLNIISLKENSCAVKIYDLFGRLVYTKENANSSIDISSFHSGLYLIKIKTENGETSQKFIKI from the coding sequence ATGAAAAAAACTTTACTCTTTTTATTACTTGTTTTCCAATCCGTTTTAATATTTGCACAAAATACAGCAGAAATAACACATCTTTTTGGGGCTTATCCGGGATTTAATAACGATGTTACAGTTATAAAACAACAACCCGATGGAAAAATACTTGTTGGCGGTCGCTTTACTTGCTATCAGGGTGCGATTCAAAACCGATTGATTCGTTTAAATGCTGATGGAAGCAAGGACACTTCTTTTGATATTGGAGCTGGCTTTAACTATGATGTGGAAGCCATTTTGTTACAATCCGATGGAAAAATTCTGGTAGGTGGCTTATTTAGTAAATATCAGGAATCTGATCAAAAAGGTATCATTCGTTTAAATAGTGATGGAAGCAAAGATACTTCATTTGAAATAGGCACCGGAGCCGATACTGTATATTGTTTGGCACTATTATCCAATGGTAAAATATTAGTTGGAGGTGGATTTCAAAGCTTTAGTGGCAGGAGTAGCAAAAGTATAGTTCTGTTGAATTCAAATGGAGGTACTGATATTTCCTTTAAGTCCCCAATTAGTGATTATAGGTATGTAAAATCTTTGATTGTGCAACCTAACGGTAAAATACTCGCAGAAGGAAATTTTAGCGCCCCTCAAAATGAAATAGTACGGTTAAATCCTGATGGAACCCACGATACTTCATTTGACATTGGAACAAGTGGTTTTGAAAATAATAACGTTCAGGCAATGGCACTACAATCTGATGGTAAAATAATAGTTGTAGGAACTTTTAGCAGTTATAAAGAAAGTACTGAAAATGGCTTAATTCGTTTAAATGCCGATGGAAGCAAAGATGTTTCTTTCGACGTTAAAAGTGGTTTTAATAAAATATCGACTGATAATTCAAGTCATTTTCATTACGGAATTAGAAATATAGCCATACAGTCTGATGAAAAAATATTGGTTATGGGAAACTTTACCAGCTATCAGGGAAGTAATGTAAACGGGTTAATTCGTATAAATAAAGATGGATCCAGAGACACCACTTTTGATATTGGTACTCAGTTTAATAATGACCCTACAAAATCTAAAACTGTGACAATCCAATCTGATGGAAAATTATTAGTAGGATGGGATATTATAAATAATCAGGGAATTACTCAAAAACATTTAACCCGATTAAATTCCAATGGAATGAAGGATTCGTCTTTGAGTATTGGAACAGGATTAAATTTTCCCGTTAATTCAATGGTACAACAAAATGATGGAAAAATCTTAGTTGGTGGAAATTTTACGAACTATAAAGAAATTTCTCAAAATAATCTAATGCGTCTTAATTCAGATAAAAGTAAAGATGATTCCTTTTCTATAGGAACCGGATTCAATGGTTCAGTTAATTCTATAGTATTGCAAAGTGATGGAAAAATAATTGTTGGCGGTAAATTTACTAAATACCAGGAAACGGGTCAAAATTACTTAATTCGTTTGAATACAGATGGATCCAAAGATTCCTCTTTTAATATAGGTACAGGGTTTGATAACACGGTTAATTTTGTAGCTATACAACCTGACGGGAAAATATTAGTAGGTGGTAATTTTGGAAAATATCAAGGAACATCTCAGAATTGTTTGATTCGTTTAAACACAGACGGAACAAAAGACACAACATTTAATATAGGAACTGGTTTTTATAACAGTAAGCCAAATCCTGTAAACGTAGTCAAAACTATAATAGTACAATCCGATGGAAAAATACTGGTGGGCGGATATTTTCAAAAATTCGCAAGTTTGAATCAGGCCAATTTAATTCGATTAAATGCAAATGGAAGCAAAGACACTTCTTTTGATATAGGGTCTGGATTTAGTGATCCTGTTTATTCTATAACTTTACAGCCAGATAATAAAATTCTAGTGGGAGGTGTTTTTTCAAGTTATCAGGGAATTCAGAGAGAGAAATTAATTCGCTTAAATACCGATGGAAGTGCAGACAATTCTTTTGATGTAGAATCTACTTTTCAAAATTGCTTTGTGTATGCTACCGTCCTGCAAAATGATGGAAAAATAATTGTTGGAAGTTACTCTTCTAATGGTACATTAACTCAAAATAACCTGGTTGTTTTAAATACAAACGGAAGTAAAGACAACAGTTTTGACCCTGGAATTACATTTTTCAATAATAACAACACAAACGCAACTGTTTATTCCATATTATTGCAGCCAAATAATCAATTATTGATTGGTGGTGACTTTACTGCATATCAGGGAAACAACTTATCATCTTATTTAATTGGAATACAAGGGAATATATCTAACTTATCAAACGATGAGTTTAGTGAAAAAGCTACATCTTTCTCAATATGGCCAAATCCAGTAAAGAACACATTAAATATAATTTCTTTAAAAGAAAATAGTTGCGCTGTAAAAATTTATGATTTATTTGGAAGATTAGTTTACACGAAAGAAAATGCGAATTCATCAATAGACATAAGTTCATTCCACTCTGGTTTATATCTAATTAAAATAAAAACCGAAAACGGTGAAACTTCTCAAAAATTTATAAAAATATAA
- a CDS encoding glycosyl hydrolase family 8, which yields MKNLFLLVTIFLCYENYSQTKPFPANVVFNNGLMATSKNSQDAYNNYDIWKTNFTEACSNGRYRVKFDNSWETVSEGIGYGMLLSVYKADKSLFDGLWLYYKDNVNSNGVMNWKINGCSGTIGQNGATDAELDVAFALIIADYQWGSIGTINYKNDAKTLIAAIKTHEVEANTFVLKPGEAFGGSQITNPSYFSPAYYRAFGVFTNDTSFWNSVAAKSYTIINNNLTQNNAVGGLVSDWCEASGNYSSQAGSYANQGKLYTYDAARTPWRIAVDYVWYGNADAKSYAKKSSDFVRVNLGGSSNVKDGYNQNGAATGQWHNATFVGAFACAAMAGENQSHLDASYNDLKNLNEPNSYFNHTLKTLYSFLLTGNFYLPPTATLSNNDFDIEKSEITLYPNPSADKFTVYAPENSTVTVFSPQGNLISEQKTLSENTEINLANQSSGLYLIKITNGTKSVTKKVILK from the coding sequence ATGAAAAACCTATTTCTATTGGTGACTATTTTTCTATGTTATGAAAATTATTCACAAACAAAACCCTTCCCTGCCAATGTTGTTTTTAATAATGGCTTAATGGCAACATCAAAAAATAGTCAGGATGCCTACAATAATTACGATATCTGGAAAACCAATTTTACAGAAGCCTGCAGCAATGGCAGGTACAGAGTAAAATTTGATAATTCATGGGAAACCGTTTCTGAAGGAATTGGCTATGGAATGCTTTTAAGCGTTTATAAAGCGGATAAAAGCCTTTTCGACGGACTCTGGCTGTACTACAAAGATAATGTAAACAGCAACGGCGTTATGAACTGGAAAATTAACGGCTGCTCAGGAACCATAGGACAAAATGGGGCAACCGACGCCGAACTTGATGTAGCTTTTGCCCTGATTATTGCTGATTACCAATGGGGAAGCATTGGAACCATAAATTATAAAAATGATGCTAAGACTTTAATTGCTGCTATTAAAACTCACGAAGTTGAAGCCAATACCTTTGTTCTAAAACCAGGCGAAGCTTTTGGCGGAAGCCAGATTACAAACCCATCGTACTTTTCTCCGGCGTATTACAGGGCTTTTGGTGTTTTTACCAATGATACTTCCTTTTGGAATTCGGTTGCAGCTAAATCTTATACCATTATTAATAATAATTTAACGCAAAACAATGCTGTTGGCGGATTGGTTTCTGACTGGTGTGAAGCTTCAGGAAATTATTCTTCACAAGCAGGCTCTTATGCCAATCAGGGTAAATTGTATACTTACGATGCAGCCAGAACACCGTGGAGGATTGCTGTAGATTATGTATGGTACGGAAATGCTGATGCAAAATCTTATGCCAAAAAATCATCAGATTTTGTTCGCGTTAATCTTGGCGGTTCTTCCAATGTTAAAGACGGTTATAACCAAAACGGCGCCGCAACCGGACAATGGCACAACGCTACTTTTGTGGGTGCTTTTGCCTGTGCCGCAATGGCAGGAGAAAATCAGTCGCATTTAGATGCCTCTTATAATGATCTGAAAAACCTCAACGAGCCAAACAGTTATTTTAACCATACATTAAAAACACTATATTCGTTTTTGCTGACAGGTAATTTCTACCTTCCGCCAACTGCAACTTTATCTAATAATGATTTTGATATTGAAAAATCAGAAATTACGCTTTATCCAAATCCGAGTGCTGATAAATTTACAGTTTACGCTCCTGAAAATTCAACCGTTACCGTTTTTTCGCCTCAGGGAAATCTAATTTCAGAACAAAAAACATTATCTGAAAATACTGAAATTAATCTTGCCAATCAATCTTCCGGTTTATATCTTATAAAAATTACAAACGGTACTAAAAGTGTCACCAAAAAAGTGATTTTAAAATAA
- a CDS encoding Ig-like domain-containing protein produces MKKNKLLIIIMVLLIFLSLGISYGNLMKENFVTALVKQLTKPENITIKKVVNNRNNSFVSKDKTSVKSAVAATIGVTNAVVVNGGGNAAPGSQLDFTVTITNSGTDDALGMTFQDILDANLTLVPGSLKVTPIAVNDAYSSIGNVGITVNAAGGVLSNDISPDGTALTAAILSNPVNGTVVLNSNGSFTYISTSGYSGTDSFTYTITSSNGKTSTATANITVSAPIFFVNSSVATTGNGTLGSPFKTVQEVPVSTTASIFVYTGTGSSGTTLTLSDNQKLIGQGATASLASILSITVPPYSNPLPSTGGTNPNFGVLNLKLNNDVEGITLSGATASMTGTSVGALKVRDVSITGGTAIAVNIGAGGALDCIFKSISVNGATKGISVANSTGSFQVIGTGTTAGSGGIIQNIANRGIEFISCTNVTLKNINFLNANTGGACSTPAVDNSNCNAAIHLKTVTGATLDNISITGTNNSTGININNVNGFSLANSTLTGCGSNTGSPDVGGIFALNLGGTSSITNTNVNDSWGRGFYGYNGILSTNPALTLTVTGCQFKNSFNKANGDSNFVFQGYGTSNNILTLKGNDFSNSKTYGLTLNFGGASTNNIQVGGNLLADGNIINAAVSSPGSNGLQLQSTGTSTVNYNVINNTIKSSFNGSFTCNIGNQGTGTMKGRINNNTIEGGGTLSVSNGISVAAYGNAKHITEIVNNTITNISNYGILSESNDNIVSGNARMDATIKNNNISLVTNAYAHVGVIAFGNIASSTLISAANIGGNTTNSPVTGLAAGTFDVLSSGANSQIILQGTTALINGSGDRTTALTNFWNANNTGPRAAIDEVGGGTIVSGTALVPDNPSAAKFAAPVIEEKSGPVTETPKNSENIATTQKSTSKMAAGETISVGPFTLPAGKNTVITFSATVNAANTLPANTCAVTNQATVSGSNFSTLNSNITTTSIKPANATFTNTTENILCLGTATVTLNATCPLGTTPTWYTSLSGGTSFATGASVTATPTANNTTYCVACEAAYCSSDILLVKTVTGTPSTSSTQTITACDSYLWSENTTTYTTSGIYSKTVGCDTKILDLTINYSSAINTAVTVNSGVLTAAQSGATYQWYQCPNTLLSGETNQSYTALANGDYKVEITVGQCTKTSNCTTISNLATDEFKPNEFKIYPNPSKGIVNIITPYEGNYIIVDALGKTIKSFDLHENIVNILNLENVSDGTYFIKNISDSNIKTQKLIIKK; encoded by the coding sequence ATGAAAAAAAACAAACTCTTAATTATTATAATGGTTTTGCTTATATTCCTTTCTTTAGGAATATCGTATGGTAACCTTATGAAAGAAAATTTTGTTACTGCATTAGTTAAACAGTTGACAAAACCGGAAAACATCACAATTAAAAAAGTTGTAAATAATCGAAATAATTCATTTGTAAGTAAAGACAAGACAAGTGTAAAATCTGCTGTTGCGGCAACTATTGGTGTTACAAATGCAGTTGTAGTGAATGGTGGAGGAAACGCTGCACCAGGTTCCCAGCTTGATTTTACAGTTACTATTACCAATAGCGGTACGGATGATGCTTTAGGAATGACTTTTCAGGATATTTTAGATGCTAATCTAACTCTGGTTCCCGGTTCCTTAAAAGTAACACCGATCGCAGTAAATGATGCATACAGCAGTATTGGAAATGTTGGGATTACTGTAAATGCTGCCGGAGGGGTTCTTTCAAATGATATTAGTCCTGATGGAACTGCTCTAACAGCAGCCATCTTAAGTAATCCTGTTAATGGTACAGTAGTTTTAAATTCTAATGGTTCTTTTACTTACATTTCTACATCAGGTTATTCAGGTACAGACAGCTTTACTTATACCATTACAAGCAGCAACGGAAAAACAAGTACAGCTACAGCAAACATTACAGTGTCTGCTCCTATCTTTTTTGTAAACAGTTCTGTAGCCACAACTGGTAATGGTACTTTAGGAAGTCCTTTTAAAACGGTACAGGAAGTTCCTGTTTCAACAACAGCTTCTATTTTTGTTTATACCGGTACAGGAAGCAGTGGTACCACATTAACATTATCAGACAATCAAAAATTAATTGGCCAGGGAGCAACCGCAAGCTTAGCATCAATATTAAGTATAACTGTACCTCCATATAGTAATCCTTTACCATCAACTGGCGGTACAAATCCAAATTTTGGGGTTTTGAATCTTAAACTAAACAATGATGTTGAAGGAATTACACTTTCCGGAGCAACAGCTTCTATGACCGGAACAAGCGTTGGTGCCTTAAAAGTAAGAGATGTCAGCATTACTGGAGGAACTGCAATTGCTGTAAACATTGGTGCCGGTGGTGCCCTGGATTGCATTTTCAAAAGTATTTCAGTGAATGGTGCTACAAAAGGAATATCTGTAGCCAATTCTACAGGAAGCTTTCAGGTAATCGGTACGGGAACAACTGCCGGATCAGGAGGAATTATCCAAAATATAGCTAACAGAGGGATCGAGTTTATTTCTTGTACAAACGTGACGCTGAAAAATATTAATTTTTTAAATGCTAATACTGGAGGAGCCTGCAGTACCCCGGCTGTTGATAACTCTAATTGCAATGCTGCAATTCATTTAAAAACGGTTACAGGGGCTACACTGGATAATATTTCAATTACAGGTACAAATAATTCAACAGGAATAAACATAAACAATGTAAATGGTTTTTCACTAGCAAACAGTACCTTGACAGGTTGCGGAAGTAATACTGGCAGTCCAGATGTGGGTGGAATCTTTGCTTTGAATCTTGGTGGAACGAGTTCTATAACCAATACAAATGTTAATGATTCCTGGGGCAGAGGCTTTTATGGCTACAATGGAATCCTGTCCACAAATCCTGCGCTAACTTTAACCGTTACCGGATGTCAGTTCAAAAATTCATTTAACAAAGCCAATGGTGACAGTAATTTTGTTTTCCAGGGCTACGGAACTTCCAATAATATTTTAACCTTAAAAGGAAATGATTTTTCAAACTCCAAAACATATGGTTTAACATTAAATTTTGGTGGTGCTTCCACAAATAATATTCAGGTTGGAGGAAATCTCTTAGCAGATGGAAATATTATAAATGCTGCGGTTTCTAGTCCTGGCAGTAATGGTTTGCAATTGCAGTCAACAGGAACATCTACTGTAAACTACAATGTAATTAACAATACCATAAAATCAAGCTTCAATGGAAGCTTTACCTGTAATATTGGTAATCAGGGTACCGGAACGATGAAAGGCCGAATCAACAATAATACTATTGAAGGAGGTGGAACATTATCTGTATCTAATGGTATTTCTGTTGCTGCTTATGGAAATGCCAAACATATTACAGAAATAGTAAATAATACGATTACTAACATAAGCAATTATGGTATTCTTTCTGAATCGAATGATAATATCGTATCAGGAAATGCACGTATGGATGCTACTATAAAAAACAACAATATTAGTCTGGTAACAAATGCCTACGCACATGTTGGAGTAATTGCTTTTGGAAATATTGCTTCAAGTACTTTGATAAGCGCAGCTAACATTGGTGGCAATACAACCAACAGTCCTGTAACCGGGCTGGCAGCGGGAACTTTTGATGTGCTTTCTTCAGGGGCAAACAGTCAGATAATTTTGCAAGGAACAACAGCTTTAATTAACGGATCTGGTGACAGAACTACAGCACTTACCAATTTCTGGAATGCTAATAATACCGGACCAAGAGCCGCTATAGATGAAGTAGGCGGAGGAACAATAGTATCAGGAACAGCTTTAGTTCCTGACAATCCATCTGCAGCCAAATTTGCTGCTCCGGTAATAGAGGAAAAATCAGGTCCTGTAACCGAAACGCCAAAGAACAGCGAAAATATTGCTACTACTCAAAAAAGTACTTCAAAAATGGCTGCGGGAGAAACAATTTCTGTAGGTCCATTCACTTTACCGGCAGGAAAAAACACTGTTATAACTTTTAGCGCTACTGTTAATGCAGCCAATACTTTACCTGCAAACACATGCGCCGTAACCAATCAGGCAACAGTAAGCGGATCTAATTTTTCAACTCTGAATTCAAATATTACAACTACATCAATTAAACCAGCAAATGCAACTTTTACAAACACTACAGAAAATATTCTATGTTTAGGAACTGCAACGGTGACTTTAAATGCTACATGTCCATTAGGTACTACTCCAACCTGGTATACTTCATTATCGGGTGGAACCAGTTTTGCGACCGGTGCATCTGTAACTGCTACTCCAACAGCAAATAATACTACTTATTGTGTAGCCTGTGAAGCAGCATATTGTTCAAGTGATATCCTTTTGGTAAAAACGGTTACGGGAACACCTTCAACCTCATCAACCCAAACAATTACAGCTTGTGACAGTTATTTATGGTCTGAAAACACTACTACTTATACAACTTCCGGAATCTACTCTAAAACGGTTGGGTGTGATACTAAAATCTTAGATTTAACAATAAATTACTCTTCCGCAATTAATACTGCTGTTACAGTAAATTCAGGTGTACTAACGGCTGCTCAGTCTGGGGCAACTTACCAATGGTATCAATGTCCAAATACTTTGCTTTCGGGTGAAACAAACCAGTCTTATACTGCTTTGGCAAATGGTGATTATAAAGTAGAGATAACTGTAGGACAATGTACAAAAACTTCAAATTGTACAACCATATCTAATCTGGCTACTGATGAATTCAAACCAAATGAATTTAAAATTTACCCCAATCCAAGCAAAGGAATCGTAAATATTATAACTCCTTATGAAGGAAATTATATTATAGTAGACGCCTTAGGAAAAACTATTAAATCTTTTGATTTACACGAAAATATAGTTAATATTTTAAATTTAGAAAACGTCTCTGACGGGACTTATTTTATTAAAAATATCAGTGATAGTAATATAAAAACCCAGAAACTGATCATTAAAAAATAA
- a CDS encoding DUF6916 family protein produces MDIALLTFNDFDTLLNTVFTIRISNEVQLDAELIELTKLDNYSPLERNPFSIVFRTAQKNEYYEQGIFTIIHPEKGHLELFMTPLGFDSIGMKYEAVFS; encoded by the coding sequence ATGGATATAGCTTTACTTACTTTTAACGATTTTGATACCTTACTTAATACTGTATTTACAATTCGTATTTCAAATGAAGTACAGCTTGACGCAGAATTGATTGAGCTGACAAAACTAGACAATTATTCGCCTTTAGAAAGAAATCCTTTTTCGATCGTTTTTCGTACAGCACAAAAAAATGAATATTATGAGCAGGGTATTTTTACCATTATACATCCTGAAAAAGGACATTTAGAATTATTTATGACTCCGTTAGGTTTTGATAGTATTGGAATGAAATACGAAGCTGTCTTTTCTTAA
- a CDS encoding GNAT family N-acetyltransferase — MELKIDTITLRDIQQDDLPILCEIYGSTRTEELERGTNWNQEQKRFFIEQQFFAQHDYYQKNYTGAKFYIIEKENNIVGRLYIDFFFEKKGVRIIDITLLPAWRKKNIGGSILEEILKKAGIKNRCVSIHVESFNPAMNLYKRLGFKKISETNGVYHLMEWIPEQI, encoded by the coding sequence TTGGAGCTAAAGATAGATACTATTACTCTTCGCGATATTCAACAAGATGATTTACCCATTTTGTGTGAAATATACGGAAGTACCCGTACGGAGGAGCTCGAAAGAGGAACAAACTGGAACCAAGAGCAAAAAAGGTTTTTTATTGAACAGCAGTTTTTTGCCCAGCATGATTATTATCAAAAAAATTATACCGGTGCTAAATTCTATATAATTGAAAAGGAAAATAATATAGTCGGAAGACTTTATATTGATTTCTTTTTTGAAAAAAAAGGTGTCCGGATTATAGACATCACTTTATTGCCTGCCTGGCGAAAAAAAAATATTGGAGGTTCAATTTTAGAAGAAATACTAAAAAAAGCTGGAATTAAAAATAGGTGTGTGAGTATTCATGTAGAAAGTTTTAATCCTGCGATGAATCTATACAAAAGACTGGGATTCAAAAAAATCAGTGAAACAAATGGTGTTTATCATTTGATGGAATGGATTCCTGAACAAATTTGA